A window of the Lactuca sativa cultivar Salinas chromosome 5, Lsat_Salinas_v11, whole genome shotgun sequence genome harbors these coding sequences:
- the LOC111900651 gene encoding E3 ubiquitin-protein ligase CHIP, which yields MAKGVSSAAVQAEQLKQDGNLYFKKNRLGAAIDAYTEAITLCPDVPVYWTNRALCHRKRNDWARVEEDCLKAVQLDHKSVKGHYMLGLALLQREKYAEGIKSLERALDHGRGAHPNSYMVEEIWQELAKAKYQEWERDSTKRSWELQNLQDSCEIALREKHVHEDAADSTSQQLADLKLVFAKAAEADIPTEVPDYLCCKITLDIFRDPVITPSGLTYERAVILDHLEKVGKFDPITRETLFPSQLVQNLAIKEAVGAFLEKHGWAYKMD from the exons ATGGCGAAGGGCGTGAGTTCGGCGGCCGTGCAAGCAGAACAACTTAAGCAAGATGGAAACCTCTATTTCAAGAAGAATCGGTTGGGAGCCGCCATCGATGCTTATACCGAG GCGATCACTTTGTGCCCTGATGTTCCGGTTTATTGGACCAATCGGGCTTTATGCCATCGCAAGCGCAA TGATTGGGCAAGAGTTGAAGAGGACTGTCTGAAGGCTGTTCAGCTTGATCATAAATCTGTCAAG GGTCATTACATGCTAGGACTTGCATTGCTACAAAGGGAAAAATACGCTGAAGGAATAAAATCATTGGAAAGG GCTTTGGATCATGGGAGAGGTGCACACCCTAATAGCTATATGGTGGAGGAGATATGGCAGGAATTAGCAAAAGCAAAGTATCAGGAATGGGAACGTGATTCCACCAAGCGATCATGGGAATTGCAAAATCTCCA AGACTCATGTGAGATAGCACTTAGAGAAAAACACGTGCATGAAGATGCGGCTGACTCTACTTCACAACAGTTAGCGGATCTTAAATTAGTATTCGCCAAAGCTGCAGAAGCCGACATCCCAACTGAG GTTCCGGACTATCTTTGCTGCAAAATCACGCTTGATATATTCCGTGATCCTGTCATCACTCCAAGTGGTTTAACCTACGAAAGGGCTGTCATTCTCGATCATCTAGAAAAG GTGGGGAAGTTTGATCCGATTACACGGGAAACCCTTTTCCCATCACAATTGGTTCAAAATTTGGCGATAAAGGAAGCGGTAGGGGCGTTTTTGGAAAAACATGGTTGGGCATATAAGATGGACTGA